The following coding sequences are from one Nicotiana tabacum cultivar K326 chromosome 1, ASM71507v2, whole genome shotgun sequence window:
- the LOC107795833 gene encoding uncharacterized protein LOC107795833 isoform X1 → MDYIFSSIFIKKSVGHSFCQTRNCYRKSSTSPLVRPFYKKKKNCRCSPLLTLHLVALGNPLVRYQTTLLIMDKGWMHERKFSKKYIEGVQSFMQLVRSNFDRNSKVRCPCQDCLNIDFQIQDVVYDHLLIKGITGSYVQWIYHGEHSQRRDKDEAIYNEDEDEDEDEDEDEDEEHDNNDGINATLEDASGRSFTNFSEETTTGNNIYGNMSEKEAKKVDKLLEEAEHELYPGCQKFSKLSFLVKLLHLKVYNHWSNKSFDMLLELLREALPNGETLPKSYYDARNQLQGLGLGYISIHACKYVSSALIELGDFFQRLCCKTLRKDDLEQLEKDIILILCKLEMIFPPAFFDVMVHLAVHLPREAMYGGPVQYRWMYKIERFLCKLKRYVRNKARP, encoded by the exons ATGGATTacattttttcttctatttttataaaaaaatctgTTGGTCACTCTTTTTGTCAAACAAGGAATTGTTACCGCAAGTCCTCAACATCTCCCCTCGTCCGTCCTttttataagaaaaaaaagaattgtcGCTGCAGCCCTCTCCTGACGCTGCATCTCGTTGCTCTTGGTAATCCCCTTGTTCGCTATCAGACTACTCTG TTGATCATGGATAAAGGTTGGATGCATGAACGGAAGTTCTCTAAAAAATATATTGAGGGTGTTCAATCTTTTATGCAACTCGTTCGGTCAAACTTTGATCGAAATTCTAAAGTTCGAtgtccatgccaagactgtttaAATATAGATTTTCAAATACAAGATGTAGTGTATGACCACTTGTTGATAAAAGGAATTACGGGAAGTTACGTGCAATGGATATACCATGGGGAACATTCACAAAGGAGAGATAAAGATGAAGCAATTTACAACGAAGACGAAGATGAAGACGAAGACGAAGacgaagatgaagatgaagaacatGACAACAATGATGGAATTAACGCTACGTTAGAAGATGCCAGTGGAAGATCATTTACCAATTTTTCGGAGGAGACAACAACTGGTAATAATATATATGGTAATATGAGTGAGAAGGAAGCCAAAAAGGTTGACAAATTGTTGGAAGAAGCTGAACATGAATTATACCCGGGATGTCAGAAATTCTCAAAGCTTTCATTCCTTGTGAAGTTGCTACACTTGAAAGTGTACAATCATTGGAGTAATAAGTCATTTGATATGTTGCTAGAGTTACTACGGGAGGCACTGCCAAATGGTGAGACACTTCCTAAGTCATATTATGATGCTAGAAACCAGCTGCAAGGTTTGGGATTAGGATACATTTCTATCCATGCTTGCAAATATGTCTCTTCAGCATTGATTGAGTTAGGCGATTTCTTTCAACGATTATGTTGCAAGACTTTGAGAAAAGATGACTTAGAACAACTAGAAAAGGACATAATTTTAATATTGTGTAAGCTTGAGATGATCTTTCCACCTGCTTTCTTTGATGTTATGGTACATTTGGCTGTGCATTTACCACGAGAGGCTATGTATGGGGGACCAGTACAATATCGTTGGATGTACAAAATTGAAAGATTTTTGTGCAAGCTTAAGCGTTATGTGCGAAACAAGGCACGACCATAA